In a genomic window of Phacochoerus africanus isolate WHEZ1 chromosome 6, ROS_Pafr_v1, whole genome shotgun sequence:
- the TERF1 gene encoding LOW QUALITY PROTEIN: telomeric repeat-binding factor 1 (The sequence of the model RefSeq protein was modified relative to this genomic sequence to represent the inferred CDS: substituted 1 base at 1 genomic stop codon) yields MAEDAPSAAPSPRGRADGEDAELLEEEMAETAREDQEQFECQELLECQVQLGAPPEEEDAGLVAEAEAVAAGWMLDFLCLSLCRAFRDGRSGDFHRTRDSAEALIHGLPSLTAYQLKTVYICQFLTRIAAGKNPWXIYAQFESDERITPLESALMIWASIEKEHDKLHEEIQNLIKIQAIAVCMENGNFKEAEEVFERIFGDPDSHMPFKRKLLIIISQKDTFHPFFQHFSYNHMMEKIKSYVNCVLNEKSSTFLMKAATKVVESKRARTTSQDKTNSNDTELETEANLDIGQSVSEKQSAVTESSGDTVSLLRSHKNLFLSKPKCGNQQQDFDKKEERVETLQSGRKKKENSRRPTENKRLRVLNNQPVTPEKHRSRKKQAWLWEEDKNLRSGVRKYGEGNWSKILSHYKFNNRTSVMLKDRWRTMKKLKLICSDSED; encoded by the exons ATGGCGGAGGACGCCCCCTCAGCGGCTCCGAGCCCGCGGGGTCGTGCGGATGGCGAGGATGCAGagctcctggaggaggagatggcAGAAACGGCGAGAGAGGATCAGGAGCAGTTTGAGTGCCAGGAACTGCTCGAGTGCCAGGTGCAGTTGGGGGCTCCCCCGGAAGAGGAGGACGCGGGCCTAgtggctgaggctgaggctgttGCTGCTGGCTGGATGCTGGatttcctctgcctctccctttgCAGGGCGTTCCGTGACGGCCGCTCCGGCGACTTCCACCGGACCCGCGACAGCGCCGAGG CTCTTATTCATGGACTACCCAGTCTAACAGCTTATCAACTGAAAACTGTATACATCTGTCAATTTTTAACAAGAATTGCAGCAGGAAAAAACCCTTGGTAAATAT ATGCACAGTTTGAAAGTGATGAAAGAATTACACCCTTGGAATCAGCTCTGATGATTTGGGCTTCAATTGAAAAGGAACATGACAAGCTtcatgaagaaatacaaaatttaattaaaattcag GCTATAGCCGTTTGcatggaaaatggaaattttaaggaAGCAGAAGAAGTCTTTGAAAGAATATTTGGTGACCCAGATTctcatatg ccttttaaaagaaaattacttatAATAATCTCTCAGAAAGATACATTTCATCCCTTTTTTCAACACTTCAGCTACAACCACATGATGGAGAAAATTAAGAGTTATGTGAATTGTGTGCTAAATGAAAAATCATCCACCTTTCTAATGAAG GCAGCAACAAAAGTAGTCGAAAGTAAAAGAGCAAGAACAACTTCTCAAGATAAAACTAATAGTAATGATACTGAATTGGAAACGGAAGCTAATTTGGATATTGGACAAAG tgtTAGTGAGAAACAGTCTGCGGTAACTGAATCCTCAGGGGATACAGTATCCTTATTGAG GTCTCACAAAAATCTCTTCCTATCtaagccaaaatgtggaaaccaGCAACAAGATTTTgataagaaagaggaaagagtggAAACTCTTCAAA gtggaagaaagaaaaaagagaacagtaGAAGACCCACTGAAAACAAGAGATTACGTGTTTTAAACAATCAGCCTGTAACTCCTGAAAAACATCGATCTAGGAAAAAACag GCATGGCTTTGGGAAGAAGACAAGAACCTGCGATCTGGTGTGAGGAAATACGGAGAGGGAAATTGGTCTAAAATACTGTCACATTATAAATTCAACAACCGAACAAGTGTCATGTTGAAAGACAGATGGCGGACTATGAAGAAGCTGAAGCTTATCTGCTCAGACAGTGAAGACTGA